The sequence below is a genomic window from Cryobacterium arcticum.
ACGACACCCGTTACCTGCCCTGGTCCCAGACTGTGGTCGATGCAGCGGGCACGGCCGGTGCGCACACCCACCTCATCGTGTCGCCGGGTACCGCACACGACTGGCACACCGTGCAGTACGCCTGGACGCAGGCCCTGCCGGTGCTCGCCGAGAGCACCGGATTGACCGGCCTGTCGTGAGCACTCCCACCCTGCCCGCCGCACAGGCGCCGGTCACGCCGCCGCCGGTCTCCCCGCCCTCGGCTCTGAGACAGCGGATGCGCCGCCTCGCCGCCCGGGCCGCGCGCACGCCGTTCTCCCTCAGCGTTGCTACCGTGCTCCTCGTCACCGCGCTGGCGACGGGGCTGCTCAGGGGCCCGTCGTATGCCCTGCGACTGCTGCTCGGCACCGGATATCACTCCGCGATCGGGCTGGGGCACTGGTGGACTCCGATCACCTCGGTGTTCCTCGTGGACAACATCGCCGAACTCATCCTGGCGATCCTCGGCGCGATTCTCGTGCTCGGAGCGGCCGAGCGCCTGCTCGGCACCGGCCGCACCATCCTGGCGTTCCTGGCCACCGCGGTGATCGGCACCGGCCTCGGGCTGGTGTTGCAGGACTTCGGCGTCGCCGGCGGCGAGATGTGGTCCCGCGGTGTGCGCGAGCTGTGGGCACTCGACCCGTTCACCCCGATCCTGGGCACCATCATGGCCGCGAGCGGATTCGCCGGGGCGCTCTGGCGCCGGCGTATCCGCGTGCTCACCCTCGCTGCGGCGCTCGTCCTGCTGCTCTACTCCGGGCAACCGAGCGACCTGTACCGGCTGCTGGCCGTGCTCACCGGGCTGGTGCTGGGCATCGCGCTACGGCCGGTGCGGCGCGAGGCGGCCTGGCGGCGCAGCTCCGACCACGAGACGCGCACACTGTTCGGTGCCATCGTGGCCGTGCTCGCCGTCGGTCCCGTGGTCACGGTGGTGTCCGGCGGCCGGTTCGGGATCCTCGCGCCGCTCGGGCTGCTGCTCACCCAGGAGGTGCCCTCGGCCGGGGACGTGGTCGACCGCTGCCTGCTCGGGAACATCACCCGGCAGTGTGTGCACGAGCTGACCCTGGAGCGGATCGGCGGCGTCGGCCCGGTGCTCGTGAGCCTGCTGCCGCTCATCGTCCTCCTGATAGCAGCGTACGGTCTCACCCGGGGCCGCCGGTTCGCCGCGGGGCTGGCCATCGTCGTCAATGTGGGGATGGCCGCGCTCGGCGCCTGGTACTACGGTCTCCTCCCGGTTTCCGGCGAGCCCTATTCGTTCCAGTGGCGGTCCGGCCAGTACTGGGAGGTCGCGCTGGTGCTGATTGTGTCGGTGCTGGTGCCCGCGGCCACCGCGGTATGGATCGCCCTGTCCTTGAGGCATTTCCCGGTGCGCACCCGCCCCGGCTACCTGCGGCGGTTCGCTGTGATCACGACGGGCGGGTTGCTGGCCCTCTCCGTCGTGTACGTGAGCCTGGGCTGGGTTCTGCGCGATCACTTCCGGCCGGCCGTCACCCTGGCCGACCTCGTCGCCGACCTGCCCGAACGCTTCATCCCGGTCGGGTTCCTGCGACTGGAGCGCCTGTCCTTCCTGCCGGGGGACCCCCTGTCCTCGGTGCTCTACGACTGGGTCGGCCCGATTTTCTGGTTGCTCGTCATCGGCGGCGCCATCCTCGCCCTCCGCACGGGTGCGGTCGGCGCCCCGCCAGAGGACCAATTGCGCCTGCGCGCTCTGCTGCATGCCGGCGGCGGCGGTTCGCTCGCCCACATGGCCACCTGGGAGGGGTCCTCCCTGTGGTTCGCCGCGGCGGAGCCGGCCCCGGCCGCGCCCGTGGCCATCGCCTACCGGGTTGTGAACGGTGTGGCCATCACGGTCGCCGAACCCATCGGCGTGGACCCCGCCGATGACCTGCCGCGCGCGTCGGCGGTGGTGGCCGCCTTCGCCCGCATGTGCGACGACCACGGCTGGGTGCCGGTGTTCTACTCCCTGCGCGACCGCTGGCGCCCGGTGTTCGACGAGATGGGCTGGCAGGCCATGGAGGTGGGGGAGGAGACCGTACTGCGCCCGCACAACTGGGCCACGACAGGCAAGAAGTGGCAGGACATCCGTTCCTCCGTCAACCGGGCCCAGAAGCTCGGGGTGCGCGCGGTCTGGACCACGTACCGGTCCCTGCCCCTGCGGCAGGCCGCGCAGATCGCGGAAATCTCCGAACAGTGGGTGCAGGAGAAGGGCCTGCCCGAACTCGGGTTCACACTCGGCGGACTCGACGAACTGCGCGACCCCGACGTGCGGCTGATGCTCGCCATCGACTCGGACGACCGCATCCTGGCCGTCACGAGCTGGCTGCCCACCTACCGGGGCGGCGAGGTGATCGGCTGGACCCTCGACTTCATGCGGCGGGGTTCGGACACCATGAACGGCGTCATGGAGTTCTTGATCAGCGAGACGGCGTCGCTGCTCAAGGACCGCCAGGAGGTTGAATTCCTCAGCCTGTCCGCGGCACCGCTTGCGACCACAGGTGCGGCCCGACCCGACGACGAGACCGGCAGCCTGGCCGCGCGGATGCTCGACTTCCTCGGTCGCACACTGGAGCCCGTGTACGGGTTCCGGTCGCTGTTCGCGTTCAAGCGCAAGTTCCAGCCCGAGTTCCACCCGCTCTTCATGGCCTACCCCGACCCGGTGGCGCTGCCGGCCATCGGCGTCGCCCTCGCCCGCGCCTACCTGCCCACCCTCACCCTGCGGGAGGCCGCGGCCTTCGTCCGCAGCCTCGGCTGACCCGGCCCGCCCGAGTACATCGCTCGGATGATCCTGGGCACGCTCGGGGATGAACTGCCCGGCAAGAGGCGCCGGGACACGACCCGCGCCGTACGCTGGGAGGATGTCGGATCTGGAGCTCCTCACGCGCACGGGGCGCTACCGGTGGGCACTGGAGCCGTCCCTGGGCCTGGGCATCCTCCTGGTCTGGGGCGCACTGAGCCTGTTCACCGGCGGGTTCGACTCACTGGTGAGCATCCTGCTCTTCGCGACCGCCGTCGCCATCTCGCGCTTGCTCCCGGCGGCCGCGTTGATCACGGGAGCGGCAGCCACACTCGCCGGAATCGGCGGTACACTCGACGACCCGGCGTGGCTAGCCCTGCTGTTGGTCAGCGGATGCATCGTCACCTGGGGAGCGTGCCTGTACGGCCAACCCACCTTGCGCTACATCGCCCTGGGGGTCGGCCTGCTGGTGGGAGCCGTGCTCACCGGGTTGCTCGCCATGGGCGTCCTGACGGCCGGCCAGCGGGGCATCGACGGCGTGCTGCGCTTCGTTCTCGAACTCGGTTTCCGTCTCACCGAGGGGTTCCTGGCCACCGCGGTACTGACCGGAGGGTGGGTTCTCGCTCTGGTCCTGCGCAACCGCGCCGACCGTCGCGCCGGCCAGCTCGCCGCCCCGAACGGTCCACCGTCCGCCCACTGGGCCGAGACCTGGGTGATGCTGCCGGTGCCCACCGAGTGGCTGACGGGGCCCGCGCTGGTCTTCGGACGCCAGGGGTTCCGCCCGGTCTCCCGGCGCACGCTGGTCATTGATGCCGGCGTGGCCGGTGCCTTCGTGCTCTTCGGCCTCCTGACCGACCCCCGCTCGAACGTCCTGTCCCTCGTTGTGCTTGCCGGGTTCGCCGCCGCACTGGTTGTGCGCCGCCTCTCGCCCGCACTCGCACTCGGCATCGCCTGGATCACCGCTCTCACGCAGATGGCGGGCGGCCTGGAGGTCCTCACGAGCGACGTGGCCGTGCTGGCCGTGCTCTACGTCACAGCCGCTTACGCCGAGCGGGCCGTGCGCTGGGCCGGCCTGGTCTCAGTGGGCATCGGCGCCGTGCTCGCCGCCGTGTATCTCAGCATCCTCCAGCGGGGCTTGAACACCGTCACCGAGGCGAAGACACAGGGCGATTGGGGCGGCCTGATCTGGTCGGCCGTGGCCGTCTTCGTCGCCAGCCTGGCCGTGCTCGGCCTGTCCTGGACCCTCGGTCTGCTGATGCGCACCTGGCAGACCGCCAGGGAGAGCCGGGTCACGCAGCACCGCGCCGTCGAGGAGCAGCGCGTGGCCCAGCGCAGCGTCGTCGTCGAACAGGAACGCAACCGCATCGCCAGGGACATGCACGACGTGGTCGCCCATTCCCTGGCCGTCGTGATCGCACAGGCCGACGGCGCCCGGTACGCCCGGGCGCAGAACCCGGAAGCCGTCGACGAGGCGCTCAGCACCATCTCGACCACGGCCAGGGAGGCCCTGGGCGACGTCCGCATCCTGCTCACCCGGCTGCGCCAGGACGACGCGGCCGGACCGCAGCCCGTGCTGGCCGATCTCGACCGCCTGGTCGCGCAGATGCGGAGCACCGGGCTCGACATCGAGTGGACGACGACCGGCACCCCCACCACGCTCGGGTCCGGCGCGCAACTGGCGGTGTACCGCATCGTGCAGGAGGCCCTCACCAATGCGCTCCGACACGGAGATGCTGGCCGGGCGGTATATTTGAGCCTCGCGTGGACGGACGGATGGGTCGCGGTGACGATTGACAATGCGGTGGGCGTGACGGATGCGGCCGGGCGTGCCGGCGAGATCGGCCACGGCCTTCCCGGCATGCGCGAGCGTGCGCTCTTGGCCGGGGGGTCCCTCGCCGCGGAGTCCATCGGCGGCCGCTTCATCGTGGCAGCCCGCCTCCCGGCCATCACCACCAACGCCCTGATGAAGCCCGCGGCCACGCTCCTGGCAGACCAGCCCGCGGACGCGACCATGCCCGGAGCCGTCCAGTGAGCGAGGTGGCAGAGGCCGACGCCGCGCGTATCCGGGTGGCCCTGGTCGATGACCAGGCGCTCTTCCGGGCGGGGATTCGCATGCTGGTGTCCTCGCAAGCCGACCTGGAGTTCGTCGGCGAGGCCGGCAACGGCGCCGCGGGCGTCACCATGGCCGCGGCCGTCAACCCCGACGTGATCCTGATGGACATCCGGATGCCCGTGATGGACGGCATCGACGCCACCACGGCGATCCTCGCGGCGGCCGAGTCGGCCGGAACCACGCCGCCCCGCATTGTGGTGCTCACCACCTTCGAGCTCGACGAGAGCGCGGGTCGCGCCATCCGGGGCGGAGCCAGCGGGTTCCTCCTCAAGGACGCCGATCCCGAGTTCCTGCTGGCCGCCATCCGCACCGTGCACGCCGGCAGCGCCGTCATCGCCGCCTCGGCCACCCGCGAACTCTTCGCCCACTTCGATGCGCCGGAGCCCGAGCGCGAAGAGCCGGAGGCGTTCCGCACCCTCACCAGCCGGGAACGCGATATCTTCGCCCTCGCCGCACTGGGCCTGAGCAACGCC
It includes:
- a CDS encoding sensor histidine kinase, producing the protein MSDLELLTRTGRYRWALEPSLGLGILLVWGALSLFTGGFDSLVSILLFATAVAISRLLPAAALITGAAATLAGIGGTLDDPAWLALLLVSGCIVTWGACLYGQPTLRYIALGVGLLVGAVLTGLLAMGVLTAGQRGIDGVLRFVLELGFRLTEGFLATAVLTGGWVLALVLRNRADRRAGQLAAPNGPPSAHWAETWVMLPVPTEWLTGPALVFGRQGFRPVSRRTLVIDAGVAGAFVLFGLLTDPRSNVLSLVVLAGFAAALVVRRLSPALALGIAWITALTQMAGGLEVLTSDVAVLAVLYVTAAYAERAVRWAGLVSVGIGAVLAAVYLSILQRGLNTVTEAKTQGDWGGLIWSAVAVFVASLAVLGLSWTLGLLMRTWQTARESRVTQHRAVEEQRVAQRSVVVEQERNRIARDMHDVVAHSLAVVIAQADGARYARAQNPEAVDEALSTISTTAREALGDVRILLTRLRQDDAAGPQPVLADLDRLVAQMRSTGLDIEWTTTGTPTTLGSGAQLAVYRIVQEALTNALRHGDAGRAVYLSLAWTDGWVAVTIDNAVGVTDAAGRAGEIGHGLPGMRERALLAGGSLAAESIGGRFIVAARLPAITTNALMKPAATLLADQPADATMPGAVQ
- a CDS encoding response regulator, whose product is MSEVAEADAARIRVALVDDQALFRAGIRMLVSSQADLEFVGEAGNGAAGVTMAAAVNPDVILMDIRMPVMDGIDATTAILAAAESAGTTPPRIVVLTTFELDESAGRAIRGGASGFLLKDADPEFLLAAIRTVHAGSAVIAASATRELFAHFDAPEPEREEPEAFRTLTSRERDIFALAALGLSNAEIAAGEFLSEATVKTHISRILGKLSLRDRVQLVVFAFQHRLTS
- a CDS encoding bifunctional lysylphosphatidylglycerol flippase/synthetase MprF; translated protein: MSTPTLPAAQAPVTPPPVSPPSALRQRMRRLAARAARTPFSLSVATVLLVTALATGLLRGPSYALRLLLGTGYHSAIGLGHWWTPITSVFLVDNIAELILAILGAILVLGAAERLLGTGRTILAFLATAVIGTGLGLVLQDFGVAGGEMWSRGVRELWALDPFTPILGTIMAASGFAGALWRRRIRVLTLAAALVLLLYSGQPSDLYRLLAVLTGLVLGIALRPVRREAAWRRSSDHETRTLFGAIVAVLAVGPVVTVVSGGRFGILAPLGLLLTQEVPSAGDVVDRCLLGNITRQCVHELTLERIGGVGPVLVSLLPLIVLLIAAYGLTRGRRFAAGLAIVVNVGMAALGAWYYGLLPVSGEPYSFQWRSGQYWEVALVLIVSVLVPAATAVWIALSLRHFPVRTRPGYLRRFAVITTGGLLALSVVYVSLGWVLRDHFRPAVTLADLVADLPERFIPVGFLRLERLSFLPGDPLSSVLYDWVGPIFWLLVIGGAILALRTGAVGAPPEDQLRLRALLHAGGGGSLAHMATWEGSSLWFAAAEPAPAAPVAIAYRVVNGVAITVAEPIGVDPADDLPRASAVVAAFARMCDDHGWVPVFYSLRDRWRPVFDEMGWQAMEVGEETVLRPHNWATTGKKWQDIRSSVNRAQKLGVRAVWTTYRSLPLRQAAQIAEISEQWVQEKGLPELGFTLGGLDELRDPDVRLMLAIDSDDRILAVTSWLPTYRGGEVIGWTLDFMRRGSDTMNGVMEFLISETASLLKDRQEVEFLSLSAAPLATTGAARPDDETGSLAARMLDFLGRTLEPVYGFRSLFAFKRKFQPEFHPLFMAYPDPVALPAIGVALARAYLPTLTLREAAAFVRSLG